From the genome of Prunus persica cultivar Lovell chromosome G8, Prunus_persica_NCBIv2, whole genome shotgun sequence:
CTTTGATTCAATCACATCCACAGCCCCTTTCCATCCACTCTTTTTCAGTACCTCACTATAATGCCATCCCCTATCTTTCAAAGCATCTTTCTCAGCAACACAAACCAGCACTTTCTCACACCCCAATCCCCCGAGTTTCGGATCCTTACCCGGGTTGAAAAGCGGGTCATCGGATCCACTAGTCGAAGGGTAAGCCAAAAGCCACAAACCAACCATGTACTCTCTTACCATTGGGGGCAGAGATTGCTCTGCCCCAATGGCTTCACTGCCCCCAAAATATGGATGCACCAACACAATCCCTTTTGGCTTAACACCACCCAACCCCTCAGAGCCTACTCTCAAGCCCACGTTGTGTGCTATGTTAGCCCCGGCGCTGTCCCCGGCAATAAACACACGTTGGAAATCTGCATGGCGATTTAGCCAATCTTCAGAGCCCTTTGCATCAGAATGGGAAGCAACCCATTTGAAAGAACCCCATGCATCATCGTAAGCCGCAGGCAGAGAGTGCTCTGGGGCTAGCCTATACTCAACAGAGACAGCAACGATGTTGGTCTCCGCGACTAAGGCGTTAAGGTAGTTGTGGTAAATGGAAGAAGAGGCGCGTTCGACCACGAAGCCGCCTCCGTGGATGTAAACAAGAAGAGGGAGCTTTTTGTTGGGGGAGTTGGTGGTGGATTTTGTGGGGAGGTAAAGCCTGGCAGATAATGCTGGTTCTTTTGAGATCACAACGTCTTTCGATTCGACGCCGGTTTGGGGATCTAAGGATGGAGGAAGGGTGGTTGTGCCTGTGAGCCGCTCAATTCGACCATCTTTGTATATTTTGATGAGAGGAGAGAAGTCATGGGCTAGTTCATTGCTCATGCTTGGATTCAATGAAGACAAGTTTATTTCCttaatgaaaattacaaaataataaaaatgagaaGAGAATACGAAACACAAACAGagagttaaaaaaatttgtgtggaGAATTCAATTTTGCTCACCACCTTATGGTGTTGCATTACAAATCGCACTCAATGTGGAGAAATTTTTGAGTGTTACGTGTcacattataattaattagaattAATCGTAATTAAATGTGTGGTTATGTAAGGCACGACTCCATTATTTTTCGGTAACAAGGGAGCTGAAGCCCCAAAAATAGGAAAAGGTATTGTACGGATCAAAACCGAGGCCCAGTGTAGCCATAACTGTATGATTGGTCAATCTCACTTTGATAGCAAGGGTAAAAACGAGAACTTAAAAATAGGGTGTTTCTTTCATAATAATTTGGGATAAATCGGGAACAAAAGATCTCAACTCGTTATAAGATTTTAAATATCCtcttgatttcttttcttttcaattttttcttataaacaTAGTAAAGTAACAAACCAACAATCTTCCCAAATCaacaaaaatcatatataaagtacatttttatttccttaCAAGATGTTAAAAAGTGACACATAGGTATCCTCCTATCTTACACATTATTTACAAAACTAGAGGGTACTTgcacaaaacaaataagaaaaggtGAAGCCACCAGTTTTATACACCTGATTACACGTAAGATGTTTTCGCTTTGGAGGCTATGGAAATCAAGACTGATGCAAGAAGGAAACAATCTTCTCAAGCATGGCAGCAGAATTCTTATTAGGGGGACTGAACAAATGGAATACATGGCTCTCCCCCTTTGATTCAATGACCTCCACAACCCCTTTCCATCCACTCTTTTTGAGTACGTCACCATAATACAATCCCCTATCTTTCAACGCATCTTTCCCAGCAACAAAAACCAGAACTTTCCCACACCCCAACTCCCTCAATTTCGGATCCATAGTCGGGTTGAAAAGCGGGTCATCGGGTCCAAAACTCGTAGGGTTCACAAAACGCCACAATGCAGTCATATACAAGCTCACAACTACAGGCAGAGTTGCCTCTGCCCCAACTGGTTGtgacccccaaaaaaatgGATGCACCAACACAATTCCATTCAGCTTAAAACCATTCAATCTGTCAGAGCCTAATTTCATAGCCATCTGGTGTGCTATGTTAGCCCCAGCGCTGTCACCAGAGAAAAACACACGCTGTGGATCTGCATATCTACTAAGCCACTCCTCGGAGCGGTTTCCACCACCAAAATGAGAAGAAACCCAATTGAGAGCAGCCCATGAGTCTTGGTAAGCAATAGGCAGAGGGTGCTCTGGGGCTAGCCTATAGTCAACAGAGACAGCAACAACGTTGGCCGCGGTGACTAGggagttgaggtagttgtgaTATGTGGGAGAAGAGGCATGTTCAACACAGAAGCCACCTCCATGAAAGTAAACAAGAAGAGGGAGTTTGCTTTGGGTTGAGTTGGTGGTGGAGTTGGTGACGGAGTTGGGGAGGTAAAGCCTTGCAGATATGCCCCTTCTTCGAGAGATTGCAACGTCTTTAGATTGAACGCCAGTTTTAGGATCAAGCGATGGAGGAACGCTTGATTTTCCTATGAGTCTCTCGATCGTCCCGTTTACATATATTTTCACGAGAGGAGAGAAATCAATGGCAACGGCATGGCTCATGGGAGGAGATAAATCAGGGGCAAAGCCCTGGCTCATGGTTGGAGCCATGGAAGAGAATAGAACAATGAACACAATTATGGATAACATTGTAGGCATTTTTCTTGGCATGCATCTATTGGCAACATTAAGGGAAAACAATCTtgtcatatatatagattttaaGAATTTGTTGTATATTTAATAAAAGCTAATTTTACTCACTATCTTTAAATATCATGTAGTATTATCCTCCCACTTTGCGGATGGAGCAAGATGACGGACTCTCCTCCAAccctttttttggttgagtctCCTCCAACTGTTGGTTTTGAAATATCTTACGAAAATGATGACCCACCAAGAGAGATTTTAGACCTCAGTTTATCTTCTTCCCCCTTACAATTTGTGCCTTGACCACATAACTATAATTAAACCCTTCAGTTGTCCATAATCAGTTTATCTTAACCACTGGTTTTTGTCTGAAGAAACTGGGACCTTACCAATTTCACAATCCTGAAAACCAGACATTTGCTGTCAACGCTCAATGTTCTGTTGATAGAATGCCCCTATAGTCTTGTACCAAGCTGCATGACTATACATCAATTCCAGACATATCATCAACCTTTGCAAGGAAGAAAATTATGAAGTTGCATTGATCCAAACCATCATGTCGACATTGCGAAGAGATGGTCAAGGCATGTAGATCAAAGATTAGTGAATATAGTCttgcacatatatatatgtaaaaacaaatctGCTGTAATTTCCAGTCGCTTATTTTCTTAGTCTCTTTAATTTCATGTCTTGTACTACGTAACTTATTTTATTGCGTTGTGTCATTCTTGGTTACATGTAACTGTTTTAGGGGAGGACGGAATATGTTGAAGCATTTGACACTTgaaagagttatttacactaatatACTCTTCCTGaggtttttgattttttcacaaaattggTTTAGGTTTCAGAAATTATACGAACACCCCCTTCaggtttcaaattgttttcacaaaacccttaTCTTTATTGTTagtccaaaaattgatgattttattaaaaacatcttaagaaaatgacaaatttaACCTCAATGAAAAAAAGATTGTAAAAGATTTCCCTTAACTTGCCACATATTAAAAGAGAGTACAAAAACAACCTTTGAGAATAGTTGAAAAGGAAGTAAAGGTTTTCTCTTTACGAATGGGTGGCGTATCAAGTTTTTCTTGCTCATCTCAATTCTCATATGTTTGACACAATATGTATCACACCTACGATCAGAGAACACAATTGGTCTCTTTTtctcaaataagaaaacaaagtaTACAAAAgcatatcgataaaaattggaaGTGAAAAGAAGTGCTAGAAGGAATCATTGGATCTATCTAGGCCAAAGACATATTACTATAGTGCAGTTTGAGCCTTGAATCAATTCTTTAGgatagatatatataatttttttgatatTGTTGATCTTGTTGCCATTGTtgtttgggttcttgaaatgCAGAGAGCCAATGCGAAGAAGAACTTGATTTGGTTAAACTGTGCGTATTTCCTATATtatttcatgtttttcttttatcttttaagATAATGTGTTGTCAATGTAACCCCATTTCCGAACATAGagattttgagtttgagtaGCAAACTAAAACTTGAAAGTTTCCGTTAGTTTAGATTTCGTATGCTTCATCAATACTTGACAATGCCAAACATATCACAGGGTTGACTACCGACAACGTATCTCTGAAGATTATTTGTTGTATGATCACACTGTCGTTGAGGTTATGTGGCTTGATACTAGTTATGGATGAGGTGTCACAATAATTTACAACTTAAAAATAAGTGATTACTACTAATTTTACCAATGTCTTTTTGAGTTAAAATCTCAATCCTGAATAAGTTCGATGGTCTTAATGAACCTCCGTCGTTAAGCTTTTCACAATATCGGGGCAATCTTGGCCAAAGTAGTGCCCTTACAGGTCTTACACAAACACACGTGTTTGCAAAAGCCAGTAGGCATATTTGACTTATCGCCATTACATCCTAGGGGGTGAGAATGACTTGTGTGGTTCACCTCTTTCTTACATAAAGTTTGAGAGTTCAAAATATCGCCTCTTTTTCTGATAAACATGACAAAGTGCAATCTATCCAAGCCAATCGATCTCACATACTTAAATTtacagaagaaagaagaacaaCACCGATCATAATCATACTTGTTTGATCACCCAATCTTTTGTTGGTGCATATCATAACACCTAGCTTATCTAAATTAGGTATAAAATGGTTTtgcaggaagaaaaaaaagaaaaaaaaatttatatttcacatcagatgttttattttttaagcaagaaacatacataaaacaaatacaagGCATAAAacagatgaagaaaagaagaacacAACAAAGAAGTACAACTATTAACCTGGCTTAGAGGCTATGGTCATATTACTAAGCACACCAAAGTTTCAGGCAAATTATTCTAATTCAAGAaagcaacaatttttttcttcatggcCACAGCATTGTCACAAGTTGGATCTCCCAAATGGAACGAATGCCCCTCCCCCGCTGCTTCTATGACCTCCACAGCCCCATTCCACCCACTCTTTTTCAGTGTCTCACTATAATGCCATCCTCTATCTTTCAACACATCTTTCTCAGCAACACAAACCAGCACTTTCTCACAACCCAATTTACCCAATTTCTGATCCTTAGCCGGGTTTATAAGCGGGTCGTCGGATCCACTAGTCGAAGGGCAAGCAAAACGCCACACACCAGCCATATACTCTCTTGCAGCTGCAGGAGTAGTTAACTCTTCCCCAACTGGCTCTGTGCCCCAAAAGTATGGATGCTCCAAAACAATCCCAATCAACTTAACACCAACCAATCCCTCACACCCCAATTTCACAGCCATGTTGTGCGTTATATTAGCCCCAGCACTGTTCCCAGCGAAAAACACTCGTTGGAAATCTGCAAATCTATTTAGCCAATCTTCAGAGCCGTTTCCATCGGAATGGGAGGCAACCCATTTGAGAGCAGCCCATGAATCATCGTAAGCAGCCGGCAGAGGGTGCTCTGGAACAAGTCTGTAGTCAACAGAGACTGCAACAACATTGGCCTCAGACACTAAGGCGTTGaggtagctgtgatattttgCAGAAGATGAACTTCGAACGCAGAAGCCGCCTCCATGAAAGTAAATGAGAAGAGGGAGTTTGGTTTGGGGTGCGCTTGTGGTGGTGGATTTTGGGATGTAAAGCCTTGCAGATATGGCTGGTTCTTGTGAGATCACAACGTCTTTTGATTGGACGCCAGTTTTGGGATCTGTTGATGGAGGAACTCTGTCTGTGTCATTGAGTCTTTCAACTCGACCATCTTTGTATACTTTAATCATCGGAGAGAAATCATAGGCTAATTCTTCGTTGCTCATGATTTGAGTTGAacaaggaagagaagagaataagAAACAAGCTATGGAGGCCTCTGtctcttctctgtttttcttatGCAGATAGCAGAGTTCAGTGCAGGAGCAATTTGTCAAAAAGGACGACAAGACAAGTCCTTTCAGAtatattgattttaatttgaaataagttattaaaaaaatactacCACCCGACCATAATACCATAGTATTATAGAATTTCTCTTATCGTAAAAACTCATCTAAGggggtgtatccaattctAACTTTTAAAGACATTTTTTGAGTGAATGACTTTTCTAGAGTTGACAAATTCTTAATGACTTTTACATACTTTATAAAGTTAAGTGACAAACTTTCATATACTTTTGTCATAGAGTTTTATAGacttttaaatacttatttttatatttattttacaaataGCATTTATCTTTTATGTTGATTGAACTAGTCGGCATAcattgaacaaaaaattaagaggcaacaaattatataataaaatattgtatgCAAACATAGCATATGAGACaatcaatataataaaatatttatatgcaaACACAGCTTTTTTTACTAATAGAAGAAATATTCATCAATCGAGGGAAAGTAAACGTGTGgatgagaagagaagaaaaatattcaatatttttttactaaCTTGAAGGAAGTGGATGACAATGGGATACCAAAGTGGAGCCCTGaccatgaagaaaaaagatctaTCTGCTTGATGCTTGATATAACAAGGGAAGAAAGAATTGGAGACGTTTGGAGACGTTTTGGTTCTATCTTCTCAACTTCccaatattttcataaaatctGGTGTAAATTAGCAAGACTTTTGGTAGTAAGAATTACCTTTAAAAGTATTGAAAAGTCATTTATTTAACaaagtttttaaaagtcattaatattttggataccttaaaacttttaaatactcTTTAAAGCTCACAATTGAATACAACTAAACTTTTAAAGACTAtttaaaagtcacaattgAATACCTTCAGACTTTTAAAGTCattaaaagtcattaaaagtTATAATTGGATACACCCCCTAAGTTAATATCCccatctccttttttttttaaataataaataaatataaaagttAAGATCCCCATCAATTGAAAATTCTTCTTAATTAAAACAGTTATGCCCTAGAGGAAGAAGAGTTCCAAAGACCGCATggaccaccaaaaaaaaaaaaaaaaaaatcctatgaGACCTAGAGGGATTATTATTAGCTTTGAGCAAAACTTGTTCAAAGAAAACTGAACAGGGATTTGATTCAaatcttaaaacaaaaacaaaatataaaattgaagTACTTATTCACATGCATGGTTATATAGGTTTAATACAATgtgtagttttcttttttacttgtaTTATATTTGTTCCATAATGTTAAACACTCTGTATTTGTTCCATAAGGTCTGCGTTTAATATTCTAATTATATGGTCTATGGATCTctaatttaattcttttcttctgGTTCTCGGTTGCTGAGCAGGATGTGTCGAAGCCAACTCCGAACATGGAGAAGGGGGCTGTGGAGGTCGT
Proteins encoded in this window:
- the LOC18766328 gene encoding probable carboxylesterase 12; translated protein: MSNELAHDFSPLIKIYKDGRIERLTGTTTLPPSLDPQTGVESKDVVISKEPALSARLYLPTKSTTNSPNKKLPLLVYIHGGGFVVERASSSIYHNYLNALVAETNIVAVSVEYRLAPEHSLPAAYDDAWGSFKWVASHSDAKGSEDWLNRHADFQRVFIAGDSAGANIAHNVGLRVGSEGLGGVKPKGIVLVHPYFGGSEAIGAEQSLPPMVREYMVGLWLLAYPSTSGSDDPLFNPGKDPKLGGLGCEKVLVCVAEKDALKDRGWHYSEVLKKSGWKGAVDVIESKGENHVFHLFNPTCDNAVALLKKMVSFIN
- the LOC18766995 gene encoding probable carboxylesterase 12 — its product is MPRKMPTMLSIIVFIVLFSSMAPTMSQGFAPDLSPPMSHAVAIDFSPLVKIYVNGTIERLIGKSSVPPSLDPKTGVQSKDVAISRRRGISARLYLPNSVTNSTTNSTQSKLPLLVYFHGGGFCVEHASSPTYHNYLNSLVTAANVVAVSVDYRLAPEHPLPIAYQDSWAALNWVSSHFGGGNRSEEWLSRYADPQRVFFSGDSAGANIAHQMAMKLGSDRLNGFKLNGIVLVHPFFWGSQPVGAEATLPVVVSLYMTALWRFVNPTSFGPDDPLFNPTMDPKLRELGCGKVLVFVAGKDALKDRGLYYGDVLKKSGWKGVVEVIESKGESHVFHLFSPPNKNSAAMLEKIVSFLHQS
- the LOC18766930 gene encoding probable carboxylesterase 13, which gives rise to MSNEELAYDFSPMIKVYKDGRVERLNDTDRVPPSTDPKTGVQSKDVVISQEPAISARLYIPKSTTTSAPQTKLPLLIYFHGGGFCVRSSSSAKYHSYLNALVSEANVVAVSVDYRLVPEHPLPAAYDDSWAALKWVASHSDGNGSEDWLNRFADFQRVFFAGNSAGANITHNMAVKLGCEGLVGVKLIGIVLEHPYFWGTEPVGEELTTPAAAREYMAGVWRFACPSTSGSDDPLINPAKDQKLGKLGCEKVLVCVAEKDVLKDRGWHYSETLKKSGWNGAVEVIEAAGEGHSFHLGDPTCDNAVAMKKKIVAFLN